One genomic window of Cannabis sativa cultivar Pink pepper isolate KNU-18-1 chromosome 2, ASM2916894v1, whole genome shotgun sequence includes the following:
- the LOC133034400 gene encoding uncharacterized protein LOC133034400: MDNRNDDDLPYGPWLKGARLPTNGYDRYCTDFSKTNAWPLLTRLAHQSLSSAVPQLHTSNKPHPRSLHVNEGPSTLAISTSPLTTITLPTISTSSQPCLTHTVDQTSSSFPTPTNSSITQPISSSITHGSPLPLNKDTGAIGSSPNIFATYPPSTPTTLPIPSPKPWPCSPSPMNPTFSSLTTTATITSAFSHGITADASGKENTPPAPTIKRQCDAISMRKILKRWRGIGGQSASHSTFEVVLESMVSLDEDSIDSFDCPATVASQPRHSS; encoded by the exons ATGGATAATAGAAATGATGATGACCTCCCTTATGGGCCTTGGCTTAAGGGTGCAAGACTCCCAACGAATGGCTATGATCGCTACTGTACGGATTTTTCTAAGACCAATGCTTGGCCTCTTTTGACACGGTTGGCTCACCAATCACTTTCCTCTGCTGTTCCACAACTACACACCAGCAATAAGCCTCATCCTAGGTCGCTGCATGTCAATGAAGGCCCCTCCACCCTTGCAATCTCCACTAGCCCCCTCACAACCATCACCCTGCCCACAATCTCAACATCTTCACAGCCCTGCCTTACACACACAGTTGACCAAACATCTTCCTCTTTCCCAACTCCTACCAACTCTTCCATAACCCAACCAATCTCCTCTTCTATAACACACGGTTCACCTTTGCCTTTAAACAAAG ATACGGGTGCTATTGGTTCTTCTCCAAATATTTTTGCTACTTATCCACCATCCACACCTACTACACTCCCAATTCCCTCACCCAAACCATGGCCATGCTCACCTTCACCCATGAATCCAACCTTTTCCTCACTCACTACTACTGCCACCATAACCTCAGCTTTTTCCCATGGCATTACTGCTGATGCAAGTGGGAAAGAAAACACTCCTCCTGCCCCTACCATAAAGAGACAATGTGATGCTATCTCCATGAGGAAAATCCTTAAGCGCTGGCGTGGTATTGGGGGTCAATCGGCTTCCCACTCCACCTTTGAAGTTGTCCTTGAATCTATGGTTTCTTTAGACGAGGATTCTATTGATTCTTTTGACTGTCCGGCGACGGTTGCTTCGCAACCTCGCCATTCATcatga